The genome window TATTTTTTCTTTGGTAAGGATCCTAGGGATATTCTTTATGGGCTCGTGACGCGTGACGAGCGTGACTTTTAAAGATCCGCCGCAAAACATCATTGCAAATTTTTTAGTACGCGTGCTTTTGGCAAGATATTCTGTATGGCCTTTAAAAGCAATTCCTGATCTATTTATCGCGGATTTATTTACAGGCGCTGTTACTAGACCCTCTGCGCCGCCTCGCTTAAGGATCGCGACTGCCTTTTTTATGGCGTCAAAACCTGTCTTATCGCGTGGCTCTATAACAAAAAAATCCGCCATACCTTTAATATGCGGATCCCTTAATGCCTTTCTCGTAACCTCAGGACCTATGCCCCTGGGATCACCTGTTGTAAGTAGAATCCTCGGCTTTTTCACTTTATAGAGATATACGCGGACGTCCTTAGCTCAGTCAGCCAGTCGCTTAATTTCTCCTGGAGTTTTTTCGTGAAGAGCATATCTTTGATGTCTTTCTTTGTATCGTCGAGGCTCAAATAACCGGAATATTTTATATCTTCGACTTTTACAATATGATAACCTATTTGCGTCTTTATGGGGCTGGAGAATTCGCCAGACTTTAATGAAAAAATTGCCGCATCCAGATCCTGCAGCATCTCGTTGCGAGCGATGTATCCCATATCCCCGCCGCGCTCCTTATTGGGTCCTTGTGAATGCTGTCGTGCCAAAGCCCCGAAGTCCTGACCTGCCTCAAGCCTATCATAGATATCTGTTATCTCTACCTTTGCCAGCTCAAACTCTACATCATCACTTGCCTTTATAAGAATATGCCTGACCTTGTACTTCTCGTCCTGTTTAAAATCCTCCCTATGTTTTTCATAATACTCGGATATCTCTGATGGAACCACGCTGACCCTTGAACGTACCTCCAGGTTAACAACCTTTCTCATCAATATTTGATCTCTATATCTCCCTTTTAAATTCGCGACAGTAATGCCCTGGGTATTAAGCGTATTGAAAAATTCTTCTTCGGAAGGGAAAGCGCTCTTAATGGACTCGAGCTTATCAAGAATATCTCCTTCTGTAACATTTATCCTTAGTTCCCTTGCGCGGCTTAAAATGAGTTTGTCCTCTATTATCCGCCTAAGAATATCCTTTTTTAACTCCTCCATCTTTTGCAGCAATTCGTCACCCGTATATGCCTGCACATGCTGAGCGTACATGACTGCCAAAAGCTGGTCTACATCCTGTCGAGTCACCACTTCGTCATTCACAACAGCAACGACCTTGTTTACTACCTGAGCCTGGGCGCTAAAAGAGTACATAATAACTAACAATAAAATAATAAAGCCTTTCAAATTTTGCATATCAGTCCTTTTCTGCCTTAACCTGGCCCACTATTTCTCTAAGCATCCTGCA of Candidatus Gorgyraea atricola contains these proteins:
- a CDS encoding peptidylprolyl isomerase — encoded protein: MQNLKGFIILLLVIMYSFSAQAQVVNKVVAVVNDEVVTRQDVDQLLAVMYAQHVQAYTGDELLQKMEELKKDILRRIIEDKLILSRARELRINVTEGDILDKLESIKSAFPSEEEFFNTLNTQGITVANLKGRYRDQILMRKVVNLEVRSRVSVVPSEISEYYEKHREDFKQDEKYKVRHILIKASDDVEFELAKVEITDIYDRLEAGQDFGALARQHSQGPNKERGGDMGYIARNEMLQDLDAAIFSLKSGEFSSPIKTQIGYHIVKVEDIKYSGYLSLDDTKKDIKDMLFTKKLQEKLSDWLTELRTSAYISIK